CTTTGGTGTAACTGGAAAAGCATTTGAGAGAGGTATTGCAACCCTGAATACTTGGAATCCAAGAGATTATGCTGATAATTCTTCAAGACGAATTGACGATAAACCCTACTCTGGAGGACCGGGCATGCTAATGCAGGTTGGTCCAGTGATGAAAACCATAGAAGCAATTAAAACAGACTCTTTAAAGCCAACTCATGTTATTTATTTAACACCTCAAGGCAAACCTTTAAAGCAGAATAGAGTTAAGGAGCTTTCCTCTTTACCAAGTATTACTCTATTGTCTGGAAGATATGAGGGCATAGACCAACGAATACTAGATAAAGGAGTAGATGAAGAGATTTCAATTGGAGACTATATTGTGAGCGGTGGCGAGTTTCCAGCATTAATTCTTATGGATTCTATTGTTCGTCTTTTAGATGGTGTCTTGGGAGAAAAAGATTCAATTAATGATGAATCTTTTGAAAATAATTTACTAGAGTATCCTCAATATACAAGACCAGAAAATAGCCCATATGGTAAAGTTCCCTCTATTCTACTTGGAGGCAATACAAATTCCATAGATAGATGGAAACTTAAACAATCTCTCATTAAGACTTTATCTAAGAGGCCAGATTTAATGCAAGATAAAGAGCTGACTTCTTTAGAAAAAGAGCTTTTTGATGAAATTAAGGATGAAGATAAGACATAATCTGTTAGAATCACGCCCTTAAACTTAGTATAAGGTTAAAAAGTGAGTAAAAATAAGTATGTGCAAGAGGTAGAAAAGCCTCAATTAAAAGAAATTCCTCCTTTTTCTCAAGGGGATGCTGTTTTAGTCCAAGTAAAAGTTAAGGAAGGCACTAGGGAAAGACTGCAGCCATTTGAAGGAATAGTATTAGCTGTTAAAAAAAGATCTTTAGGATCTTCGTTTATATTGAGAAAAATTTCTAATGGCGTAGGAGTGGAAAGAACTTTTCAGACCCATAGTCCTTTGATTGAAAGCATTACAGTAAAAAGAAAAGGTGATGTTAGGCAAGCTAAGCTATATTATTTAAGAGATAGATCTGGAAAATCTGCTAGGATTAAGGAAAAAATATAAATAGTCATTTATTTTATGACAAGTTTTACAAATAATTCTGTAAAGCTAGTAGATGGTTTTATTGACTCAGTTTGGCTTGAAAAAGGTTTAAGTCAAAACACGCTAGAAGCCTATAGACGAGATATAATTAGTTTCTCTAATTGGTCTTGTAAAAAACAAAGAAGTTTAATATCAGCAGATAAATCCCTAGTTCTAGATTATTTAGCATTCAGATTAAAAGAAGGATATAGCAGTAAGTCAACTTCAAGACTTTTATCTAGTCTAAGATCGTTTTATTCTTATCTTCTTTTCAATTCTTTAATAAAAAATAACCCAACTTTAAAAATAGACAATCCAAAAATTGGCTTTTCTTTACCTAAAGTTATTTCCGAAGAGGAAGTCGAAAAATTAATGTCTTCGCCAGATGTAAGGAGTTCAATTGGCTTAAGAGATAGAGCAATGTTAGAGTTACTCTATGCTTCGGGTTTGAGGATTTCTGAACTAATTTCTTTGGATGTCACTAGTTTAAATTTAAGACAAGGATCCGTTCAGGTAATGGGGAAAGGTCAGAAAGAAAGAATGGTCCCAATGGGAGAGCAAGCAATTGTCTGGATAGAAAAGTATATATTTGAAGCTAGACCTATACTTGTATTAAAAAATACTAGTATTTCTGAGCTTTTTTTAAGTAAAAGAGGAAGAAGAATGACCAGACAAGCCTTTTGGTATAGGATAAAACACTATAGTAGCATTTCAGATATACAAAACCAATTGTCGCCGCATACCCTTAGACATGCATTTGCTACACATCTTCTTAATCACGGTGCTGATCTTAGGAGTATCCAACTTTTATTAGGTCATGCTAGCTTATCAACAACCCAAATATATACTGAAGTTGCTAAGCATAGAATGAAAGAAATCCATCAAAAGCATCATCCAAGAGGATAAAATGAAAATCAAAAATATTTTATTAGTTATCTTGATTATCACTTCAATTAATATCCTTAACTCATGCAGCGATAATACAACTGAAAGTTCTTTAGAAGAAATTCAGAAGAAAGTTAGTTCTATACTTCCGGACTCTGTTAATCTTGTGAGTATCGAAAAAACAGATATGGATCAATTTTATGAACTAAAATTTAATGATATGGAGTCTCTTTATGTAACAAATAATGGAAATTATCTTATATCGGGAGATATATTTGAGATTTCTCGAGGTGAGTTAATTAATAAATCCTCCCAAAGAAAAGAAAAAGAAAGACAAAAAGTATTGACTTCTATAGATGAAAATGAATTTATATCCTTTTTAGCTAAAAAACCTAGGTTTAAAATCTATGTATTTACAGATGTTGACTGTACGTATTGTAGAAAATTTCATGATCAAATAAATATATATAATTCTTTAGGTATAGAAGTTAATTATTTAGCATTTCCAAGATCTGGATTAGGATCTGAATCTTATAAAAAAATGTTAACAGCATGGTGTTCACCTAATCCGCAAGAAGTATTAACATCCTTAAAATTGGGAGTTCTAGTTGAAGAAAATCTTTGTAATAATAGTGCCGTAGAGAAACATTTTAATTTAGGTAATAGTTTAGGCGTAAAGGGTACTCCATCTATCATGACATCTGAAGGAAAATTAATACCCGGATATTTATCTCCAGAAGAATTGATAAAACAACTAGGGATTTAATCTATTAAAAGTTATGGACGCAAATTTTCCAAGAATAAACCAACTTCCCCCTTATGTTTTTGATGAAATTCAAATGCTAAAGATGTCAGCTAGAAGACGAGGAGAGGATATTATTGATTTTGGTATGGGGAATCCAGATCAGCCTACTCCAAATCCAATAATTCAGAAATTAATAGAATCTTCTTTGAGACCAGATACTCATAGATATTCCCAGTCTAGAGGAATACCTCGTCTTAGAAAATCAATATGCGATTGGTACCAAAGAAGGTACAACGTAGATTTAGATGTTGAAAAAGAAGCCGTAGTTACTTTGGGGTCAAAGGAAGGTTTAGGGCATTTAGCTTTGGCAACATTAGATAAAGGTGATACCGTCCTAGTTCCGAACCCCTCTTACCCTATTCATCCTTATGGATTTGTAATAGCAGGCGCAGATATAAGGCATGTACCAATTGGAGAAAACATAGATTTCTTTTCCGAATTAGAAAACTCTATAAGAAATACCTTTCCTAGACCTAAGATGTTGATTTTAAATTTCCCTAGTAACCCTTCTACTCAGTGCGTAGAGCTAGATTTTTTTGAAAGAATTATAGAAATAGCAAAAAAAGAAAGTATTTGGGTAGTTCAAGATTTTGCTTATGCTGACATAACCTTTGATGGATACAAAGCCCCTTCAATACTTCAAGTAAAAGGTGCAAAAGAGGTGGCTGTAGAATTTTTTACCCTTTCCAAGAGTTATAATATGCCAGGATGGAGAGTTGGTTTTTGCTGTGGCAATGAATTACTTTTAGCGGCTTTAGCAAGGATGAAATCTTATTTTGATTATGGTTTGTTTACTCCAATACAAGTGGCAGCTATTAAAGCTCTAGATGAAGGAGATGAGTTTGTTGACTCTATAAGAAATACTTATGAGCATCGTAGAGATGTTCTCGTGGAAGGTTTAAATAATGCTGGATGGCCAGTTGAAACACCAAAAGCCACTATGTTTGTGTGGGCGAAGATTCCAGAGCCAATGAATAAAATTGGTTCTTTAGAGTTTAGTAAACGACTACTATCTGAAGCTAATGTTGCTGTTTCTCCGGGAATAGGTTTTGGAGAATACGGGGAAGGTTTTGTAAGATTTTCTCTTATAGAGAATAGTCACAGGACAAGACAAGCTGTTAGAGGCATAAAGAAGTTTCTTGTAAATTTTTAGAGGTAGATAAAAAATGAAAGAACTCAAGATAGGATTATGTGGAACAGGTAATGTTGGTAAGGCCTTCCTAAATTCTGTGGAAGAGTCAAAAAAACTTTTAGGTTTTCAAGTAGATACCCAACTTAAAATAGTTTCTATAGGGTCAAGAAAAGGGAAGGGAGCTTTGCATACTGATGCAGTCATCACTAGGGATATAATGGAAGTAGCTGAAAATCCTGACGTTGAGGTATTGGTGGAGTTAATTGGAGGAACCGATGTTGCTTATGAATTAGTAAAAAAAGCAATTAAAAATGGTAAACATATTGTCACTGCTAATAAAGCACTTATTGCTAAATATGGTAATGAGTTATTTGCAGAATCTAGAAAAAAAAATATTCAGATAGGTTTTGAGGCTTCTGTAGCAGGAGGTACCCCGGTAATTAAGGCAGTAAGAGAAGGTTTAGTGGCCCATAATATCCTATGGTTTGCTGGAATACTTAATGGAACTAGTAATTATATTCTTTCTTATATGGTTGACTCTAATTCTAGTTTTGAAGTTGCTCTTAAAAGTGCTCAAGATTTAGGATTGGCAGAGTCTGATCCTGCTTTAGATATAAATGGTACAGATGCAGCTCAAAAAGCTTCGATTTTAGCTAGTTTGGCATTTCAAGTTCCCTTTGACTTTAGTTTAGTTAATTATGAAGGAATTGAAGACATCACTCTTGAAGATTTGAAATATGCAGATGAATTAGGCTATGTCATAAAGCATATAGCTCAAGGAAAATTATCTAACGGCAAGGTAAGTGTTTGTGCTCATCCTATGCTTGTTTCTAAAGAGTCACTTTTATCAAAGGTAGGAAAAGAAATGAATGCGCTTGAAGTTTTTGCTCAAGATATAGGTTCAACAATTTATTATGGACCTGGAGCGGGCCCAGTTCCTACTGCCTCAGCAGTAATTTCTGATTTAGTTGATATAGGAAAAAATAACTTAATTTACAAAAAAATAGAAAGTACGAAAAATAGTTTAGTACTAGCTACTTCAGAAATGAGAGCAAGATATTTTAGAATAGAAGTAAAAAATGAACCTGGTGTAATTGCAAAAATTTCTTCCTTATTTGCTGCGAACAGTCTAAGCATAGAGGCTTTAATTCAGCATGATACTAAATCGCAAGTTCAGAAAAAAAATAATTCTGTTTCAGTTGTTATTATTACTCATGAAATAGATGATAACCTTGCTACAAAGATTTGTAATTCTCTATCTGGAGTTAAAGAAGTAATAGAAAAGGTTAGGGTTTTTAGGATCCATTAATTGAGAGTTAGGTAATGTTGTATAAAAGTACAAGGGGGGGGTCTCCTGAAATTCCATTTTCAGAAGTTTTATTAAGTGGATTGGCTCCAGATGGAGGTCTATATATCCCTATATCCCTTCCCTTTTATGATGTTGATCATATAGATACATTCAAGGATTTAAGTTATTCATCTCTAGCAAGTAAAGTTCTGTTTCCATTTGTAGAAGAAGAGATAGAAGAGAAAGAGTTTCAGAAATTAGTAGAGGATTCATATAGTATTTTCGAAGATGAAGAAGTAGTTAAATTAGTCTCACTTAGAGAAAATCTATCATTATTAGAGCTTTTTCATGGACCAACATTGGCTTTCAAGGATGTTGCTATGCAACTATTGGGAACTTTATTAAATCATTTCTCTGAAAAAAATAATTCAAAAATTGCTGTTCTAGGAGCCACATCTGGCGATACTGGATCTGCAGCTATTGCAGCTTGTTCAAGGTATAAGAATGTTGATATTTTTATTCTCTATCCTAATGGTATGGTCACTGATATTCAAAGAAAACAAATGACAACATCTGGTAGCTCCAATGTTCATGCTTTAGCTATAGATACAGATTTTGACGGCTGCCAAGAAATTGTGAAGGCATTATTCTTAGATAAAAATATAAACGATTCAAATACTAAATTAATTGCTGCTAATTCTATTAATTGGACGAGATGTATGACCCAGTGTGTGTATTTTTTTTGGGCTTATCTAAAATTGAAATATAAAGTTGATAAACCTACTTTTTCAATTCCTTCAGGTAACTTTGGCCATGCTTATGCAGGTTGGTTAGCTAAGAAAATGGGTTTACCAATAGAACGTTTATTAATAGCAACTAATAAGAATGATGTTCTTCATAAGATGCTGACAGAGAATGTCTATTCTAAAAATCAAGTTCATAGGACTTTAGCTCCAAGCATGGACATATCTATTGCAAGTAATTTTGAAAGGCTTCTTTATAATTTATTTGATGATAATTCTAATAAAGTAAAGAATCTAATGAATTCATTTCCTGCAAGGGATGTTTCTTTGCCAGATAAGGAATTAGCAACTCTTAGAAGTTTTTTTTCTAGTTATTGTTCTTCTGATTCCGAAATAATTGGTGAAATAAGATCAATATATCATTCAAATAATATTTTATTGGATCCGCACACTGCAACAGGTACAAGAACAGCTAATCAGATAAGCCATACTGATGAGCATGTAGTATCTATGGCAACTGCTCATCCAGCAAAATTTATTGAAGCAATTAATCAATCTCTTCCAGGCCTTGCAATTGATGATGTTCATCAATTAAAAGGCATAGAAGAACAAAAGGAATCATTTATAACTATACCGAATGATTTAATTAAAGTTAGGGAATATATTAAAAACAATTTAAGTTAGTTCAAAAATGGAAACAGCATCACTTATCGAGCAATCTTCGGATCATAAGGAAAGAATCTCTCTTATTAGGGGGTATCTTTGACTTAGATCTCAAATCAAAGAGATTAGAACAAATAAATATTATTTTATCAGAAGCTTCCGTTTGGGATGATCCTCAAAAGGCTCAAGAGTTAAATAAAGAAAGATCTACTTTAGAGAGAACCATTTTAGAGTTTGAATCATTGAATAATTCTATTCAAGATATAACGGAGCTATTAACTATAATCATTAAAGAGAATGATATAGATGCTATTAATGACATCTCAGTCGAGATGAGTCTCAATGAGAAAGCTCTTCATGAAGTGGAATTTAGAAGAATGTTCTCAAAGAAGATGGATCCAAATAATGCGTTTCTAGATGTCCAGTCAGGATCTGGTGGCACAGAAGCCCAAGATTGGGCAGAAATGTTAATGAGGATGTATTTAAAATGGGGAGAGGCAAGAGGGTTTAAGACAGAATTATTAGAAGTATCTCATGGAGAAGTAGCTGGTATAAAGAGCGCTACAATAAAATTCGAAGGTGATTATGCGTTTGGATGGTTAAGAACGGAAACCGGTGTTCATAGATTGGTAAGAAAGTCTCCTTTTGACTCAGGTAGCAGACGTCATACTTCATTTGCATCTATTTTTATTTCTCCAGAGGTAGATGAAAATATTGAAATAGAAATTAATCAATCAGATTTACGTATTGATACCTATAGGGCTTCAGGAGCTGGAGGGCAGCATATTAATAAAACAGATTCTGCAGTAAGAATTACTCATGAGCTATCTGGAGTAGTAGTACAATGCCAGTCGCAAAGATCGCAACATCAGAATAAGGATAAAGCTATGCAACAATTAAGAGCAAAACTTTATGAGATAGAATTGCAGAAGCTTGATGAGGAGAAGCAATCTAGAGAAGATGAGAAATCAGATATAGGTTGGGGAAGTCAAATTAGATCTTATGTTTTAGATTCAGCAAGGATTAAAGATTTAAGGACAGGAGTAGAGAAGACAAATTGCAGAGCGGTATTGGACGGGGACTTAGATGAATTTATAGAAGCAAGCCTAAAGGCAAATATTTAGTTAAAGTATAGATTATGACAGAAGAAATATCAGAAAATGAGTTGATTGCCCTAAGAAGATCTAAATTAGCCCTTCTTAGAGAAGAAGGAAAAGCATATCCAAATGACTATAAAAGAGATTCTTTATCAAAGGATTTACATGACAAATTTGGTTCAAAGACCAAAGATGAGTTAGAAAAAGAATCAACCTTAGTTAGAGTAGCTGGGAGAGTAATGTTGCAGAGAAAGATGGGTAAGGCCAGTTTTGTAACTTTACAAGATATGGATGGTCAAATACAAGCTTATATAAGGTCTAATGATTTACCTGAAGGAGAGTATGATAAATTTAAAACATGGGACCTGGGTGATTTAGTTGGCATTTCTGGAACATTGTTCAAAACTAAAACTGGTGAATTAACAATATATGCTGACAAAGTAAGACTTTTAACAAAATCCTTAAAACCCCTTCCAGATAAACATGCAGGACTTGTCGATACAGAGCAACGTTATAGGAAGCGCTACTTAGATTTATTAACTAATGAAGAAAGTCTAAAAAACTTTAAAACTCGAAGTAAGATAATAAGTGAAATTAGAAGATTTTTTGATGAACATGGCTATCTGGAAGTGGAAACGCCTATGATGCATCCAGTTTTAGGGGGAGCTGCTGCTAAGCCTTTTACTACTCATCATAATTCTTTAGATATGGATCTATACTTAAGGATAGCTCCAGAGCTATATTTAAAAAGATTAGTCATAGGAGGAATGGAAAAAGTATTTGAGATTAATAGAAATTTTAGAAATGAAGGCTTATCAACAAAACATAACCCTGAATTTACTATGCTCGAATATTATACTGCTTATGCTGATTTCAATGATCAAATGGAGTTTATTGAACTTCTTTTTAAATTCTTAGGTAAAAATATCTTCGGATCTTCAGTTATAGAACTGAGTGGAAAAAAGTATGATTTCGAAAGGCCATTTAGACGAATATCCTTAATTAGTTCTATTTCTGAAAAGTTAGAAATCCTTGAATCAGATTTAAAAGATAGAAAGTTGATAGAAAAATTATCAAATGAACTTTTAATTGAGAATGTGAAGGAAT
The DNA window shown above is from SAR86 cluster bacterium and carries:
- the trmD gene encoding tRNA (guanosine(37)-N1)-methyltransferase TrmD, translated to MRFDVVTLFPEVISKAVSFGVTGKAFERGIATLNTWNPRDYADNSSRRIDDKPYSGGPGMLMQVGPVMKTIEAIKTDSLKPTHVIYLTPQGKPLKQNRVKELSSLPSITLLSGRYEGIDQRILDKGVDEEISIGDYIVSGGEFPALILMDSIVRLLDGVLGEKDSINDESFENNLLEYPQYTRPENSPYGKVPSILLGGNTNSIDRWKLKQSLIKTLSKRPDLMQDKELTSLEKELFDEIKDEDKT
- the rplS gene encoding 50S ribosomal protein L19, translated to MSKNKYVQEVEKPQLKEIPPFSQGDAVLVQVKVKEGTRERLQPFEGIVLAVKKRSLGSSFILRKISNGVGVERTFQTHSPLIESITVKRKGDVRQAKLYYLRDRSGKSARIKEKI
- the xerD gene encoding site-specific tyrosine recombinase XerD: MTSFTNNSVKLVDGFIDSVWLEKGLSQNTLEAYRRDIISFSNWSCKKQRSLISADKSLVLDYLAFRLKEGYSSKSTSRLLSSLRSFYSYLLFNSLIKNNPTLKIDNPKIGFSLPKVISEEEVEKLMSSPDVRSSIGLRDRAMLELLYASGLRISELISLDVTSLNLRQGSVQVMGKGQKERMVPMGEQAIVWIEKYIFEARPILVLKNTSISELFLSKRGRRMTRQAFWYRIKHYSSISDIQNQLSPHTLRHAFATHLLNHGADLRSIQLLLGHASLSTTQIYTEVAKHRMKEIHQKHHPRG
- a CDS encoding thioredoxin fold domain-containing protein; translated protein: MKIKNILLVILIITSINILNSCSDNTTESSLEEIQKKVSSILPDSVNLVSIEKTDMDQFYELKFNDMESLYVTNNGNYLISGDIFEISRGELINKSSQRKEKERQKVLTSIDENEFISFLAKKPRFKIYVFTDVDCTYCRKFHDQINIYNSLGIEVNYLAFPRSGLGSESYKKMLTAWCSPNPQEVLTSLKLGVLVEENLCNNSAVEKHFNLGNSLGVKGTPSIMTSEGKLIPGYLSPEELIKQLGI
- the alaC gene encoding alanine transaminase; translation: MDANFPRINQLPPYVFDEIQMLKMSARRRGEDIIDFGMGNPDQPTPNPIIQKLIESSLRPDTHRYSQSRGIPRLRKSICDWYQRRYNVDLDVEKEAVVTLGSKEGLGHLALATLDKGDTVLVPNPSYPIHPYGFVIAGADIRHVPIGENIDFFSELENSIRNTFPRPKMLILNFPSNPSTQCVELDFFERIIEIAKKESIWVVQDFAYADITFDGYKAPSILQVKGAKEVAVEFFTLSKSYNMPGWRVGFCCGNELLLAALARMKSYFDYGLFTPIQVAAIKALDEGDEFVDSIRNTYEHRRDVLVEGLNNAGWPVETPKATMFVWAKIPEPMNKIGSLEFSKRLLSEANVAVSPGIGFGEYGEGFVRFSLIENSHRTRQAVRGIKKFLVNF
- a CDS encoding homoserine dehydrogenase gives rise to the protein MKELKIGLCGTGNVGKAFLNSVEESKKLLGFQVDTQLKIVSIGSRKGKGALHTDAVITRDIMEVAENPDVEVLVELIGGTDVAYELVKKAIKNGKHIVTANKALIAKYGNELFAESRKKNIQIGFEASVAGGTPVIKAVREGLVAHNILWFAGILNGTSNYILSYMVDSNSSFEVALKSAQDLGLAESDPALDINGTDAAQKASILASLAFQVPFDFSLVNYEGIEDITLEDLKYADELGYVIKHIAQGKLSNGKVSVCAHPMLVSKESLLSKVGKEMNALEVFAQDIGSTIYYGPGAGPVPTASAVISDLVDIGKNNLIYKKIESTKNSLVLATSEMRARYFRIEVKNEPGVIAKISSLFAANSLSIEALIQHDTKSQVQKKNNSVSVVIITHEIDDNLATKICNSLSGVKEVIEKVRVFRIH
- the thrC gene encoding threonine synthase; translated protein: MLYKSTRGGSPEIPFSEVLLSGLAPDGGLYIPISLPFYDVDHIDTFKDLSYSSLASKVLFPFVEEEIEEKEFQKLVEDSYSIFEDEEVVKLVSLRENLSLLELFHGPTLAFKDVAMQLLGTLLNHFSEKNNSKIAVLGATSGDTGSAAIAACSRYKNVDIFILYPNGMVTDIQRKQMTTSGSSNVHALAIDTDFDGCQEIVKALFLDKNINDSNTKLIAANSINWTRCMTQCVYFFWAYLKLKYKVDKPTFSIPSGNFGHAYAGWLAKKMGLPIERLLIATNKNDVLHKMLTENVYSKNQVHRTLAPSMDISIASNFERLLYNLFDDNSNKVKNLMNSFPARDVSLPDKELATLRSFFSSYCSSDSEIIGEIRSIYHSNNILLDPHTATGTRTANQISHTDEHVVSMATAHPAKFIEAINQSLPGLAIDDVHQLKGIEEQKESFITIPNDLIKVREYIKNNLS
- the prfB gene encoding peptide chain release factor 2 (programmed frameshift) — protein: METASLIEQSSDHKERISLIRGYLDLDLKSKRLEQINIILSEASVWDDPQKAQELNKERSTLERTILEFESLNNSIQDITELLTIIIKENDIDAINDISVEMSLNEKALHEVEFRRMFSKKMDPNNAFLDVQSGSGGTEAQDWAEMLMRMYLKWGEARGFKTELLEVSHGEVAGIKSATIKFEGDYAFGWLRTETGVHRLVRKSPFDSGSRRHTSFASIFISPEVDENIEIEINQSDLRIDTYRASGAGGQHINKTDSAVRITHELSGVVVQCQSQRSQHQNKDKAMQQLRAKLYEIELQKLDEEKQSREDEKSDIGWGSQIRSYVLDSARIKDLRTGVEKTNCRAVLDGDLDEFIEASLKANI
- the lysS gene encoding lysine--tRNA ligase, coding for MTEEISENELIALRRSKLALLREEGKAYPNDYKRDSLSKDLHDKFGSKTKDELEKESTLVRVAGRVMLQRKMGKASFVTLQDMDGQIQAYIRSNDLPEGEYDKFKTWDLGDLVGISGTLFKTKTGELTIYADKVRLLTKSLKPLPDKHAGLVDTEQRYRKRYLDLLTNEESLKNFKTRSKIISEIRRFFDEHGYLEVETPMMHPVLGGAAAKPFTTHHNSLDMDLYLRIAPELYLKRLVIGGMEKVFEINRNFRNEGLSTKHNPEFTMLEYYTAYADFNDQMEFIELLFKFLGKNIFGSSVIELSGKKYDFERPFRRISLISSISEKLEILESDLKDRKLIEKLSNELLIENVKELSIGQLQFEIFEKVVEDHLDEPTFIIGYPTDISPLSRKSDEDPDFVERFELFIGGKEIANGFSELNDPEDQAERFKKQVEQKISGDEEAMEFDADYIEALEYGLPPCAGVGIGIDRLVMLFTGASSIRDVLLFPQLKLKDLSKT